Proteins co-encoded in one Thermoanaerobaculia bacterium genomic window:
- a CDS encoding SpoIIE family protein phosphatase, with protein sequence MSRDDAVAFVRAMQDAANAHDVPRMAAFYVEDAVALSPVLGELKGRSAVVGSWEALFTRFPDCAIEISDVFTDGERIAFLGTVTATDTSGWFGFPPTGSRIRYRETLLCTIRDGKIAREDRIYETSTVVERLEKALLDRELQIAVDVQNALLSRVASAGAHWEAAADSIACRAIGGDFFEILELSSGGLAVALGDVEGKGMPAALVGAMLHGMFVANAQAALGPAETLRSMSRQLAARYKGPRELVTRERGSRFATFVYGVLFPDGRFVHANAGHYPPALFTRGGVERLAASGPVLGAFAHAAYEAGEVRLEKGDTLLMFSDGVTEATNAEDEEFGEERLLGCAVENLGRSPAEIVDRILASVREFVGATPPTDDITATVTRFR encoded by the coding sequence GATGCCGTCGCCTTCGTGCGGGCGATGCAGGACGCCGCCAACGCCCATGACGTCCCGCGAATGGCGGCGTTTTACGTCGAGGACGCCGTCGCGCTCAGCCCCGTCCTCGGGGAATTGAAGGGGCGAAGCGCGGTCGTGGGGAGCTGGGAAGCCCTGTTCACGAGGTTCCCCGACTGCGCGATCGAGATCTCCGACGTCTTCACCGACGGAGAACGCATCGCGTTCCTGGGCACCGTGACGGCGACCGACACGAGCGGCTGGTTCGGTTTCCCTCCGACGGGTTCGCGCATCCGCTACCGCGAGACGCTGCTCTGCACGATCCGGGACGGAAAGATCGCCCGGGAGGACCGCATCTACGAGACGTCCACCGTCGTGGAGCGGCTCGAGAAGGCGCTCCTCGACCGGGAGCTCCAGATCGCCGTCGACGTTCAGAACGCCCTTCTCTCGCGGGTCGCGAGCGCCGGCGCTCACTGGGAGGCGGCAGCCGACTCGATCGCCTGTCGGGCGATCGGCGGAGACTTCTTCGAGATCCTCGAGCTGTCGTCGGGAGGCCTCGCCGTCGCGCTCGGGGACGTCGAAGGGAAGGGAATGCCGGCGGCGCTCGTCGGCGCGATGCTCCACGGGATGTTCGTCGCCAACGCGCAGGCGGCGCTCGGACCCGCCGAGACCCTCCGGTCGATGAGCCGCCAGCTGGCCGCGCGATACAAAGGTCCCCGCGAGCTCGTGACCCGGGAGCGGGGCTCGCGGTTCGCCACCTTCGTCTACGGCGTCCTTTTTCCGGACGGCCGGTTCGTGCATGCGAACGCGGGCCACTATCCTCCGGCCCTTTTCACGCGCGGGGGGGTCGAGCGGCTGGCGGCGAGCGGGCCCGTGCTGGGGGCCTTCGCCCACGCCGCCTACGAGGCGGGCGAAGTGCGCCTCGAAAAGGGCGACACGCTCCTGATGTTCTCCGACGGCGTGACCGAGGCGACGAACGCGGAGGACGAGGAGTTCGGGGAAGAGCGGCTCCTCGGATGCGCCGTGGAGAACCTCGGCCGATCGCCCGCGGAGATCGTCGACCGGATACTGGCCTCCGTTCGCGAGTTCGTCGGGGCCACGCCCCCGACCGACGACATCACCGCCACGGTCACGCGCTTTCGCTGA